The following are encoded together in the Elusimicrobiota bacterium genome:
- a CDS encoding alpha/beta hydrolase produces the protein MAYSQFHIIKNAGHFSFNEKPDEFVSVVSEFLKEVR, from the coding sequence GTGGCTTATTCACAATTCCATATTATAAAAAATGCAGGTCATTTTTCATTTAATGAAAAACCTGATGAATTTGTTTCAGTAGTATCTGAATTTCTTAAGGAAGTAAGGTAA